The following are encoded in a window of Sphaerisporangium siamense genomic DNA:
- a CDS encoding DUF4190 domain-containing protein: MNQQPYGHGQPPYPPQSYGPPQQYGHPQQYGPPPGHPHPAQPPYGYQHPMPMPMAMPEPRNGLGLAAMICAIIGLLCGIVPIAFVIGGPLAIIAMALGIAGMGRVRRGTANNSRTTNIAVFLSLLALIAAFNGARVTFTAVNEFNNTVNQVSDNNQKTVECLQGAETQEEILACAE, from the coding sequence ATGAATCAGCAGCCCTACGGCCATGGCCAGCCGCCCTACCCGCCGCAGTCCTACGGTCCGCCGCAGCAGTACGGCCACCCTCAGCAGTACGGGCCGCCGCCCGGCCATCCCCACCCTGCGCAGCCGCCGTACGGCTACCAGCACCCCATGCCTATGCCCATGGCCATGCCCGAACCCCGCAACGGCCTGGGCTTAGCCGCGATGATCTGCGCGATTATCGGCCTACTGTGCGGTATCGTCCCCATCGCCTTCGTCATCGGCGGGCCGCTGGCCATCATCGCCATGGCCCTGGGCATCGCCGGCATGGGACGTGTGCGCCGCGGCACCGCCAACAACAGCCGCACGACCAACATCGCGGTCTTCCTCAGCCTCCTGGCCTTGATCGCCGCGTTCAACGGCGCCCGCGTCACCTTCACCGCCGTGAACGAGTTCAACAACACGGTTAACCAGGTCAGCGACAATAATCAGAAGACCGTGGAATGCCTTCAGGGGGCCGAAACGCAAGAGGAAATCCTGGCTTGCGCCGAGTAG
- a CDS encoding right-handed parallel beta-helix repeat-containing protein → MPHKLIVGSRVGRLPPASPTAATTGPEAWPGWTGSFAQTIVGGPDIIIDESGTEDEHLVISGLHLIGPTIHTAPGVQWVDIVGCWVEGWQPSLGGINLSHADNSNCSIQYCRIAARSDQDGTPESYDGMRLNYGIRVFSDDVLIAHNEIHWTPDAIQIAGSRNTITGNYCHDTTYWDNDQGGVGASPGGDHNNGLLHNGGVVSDLVITGNTFVLDRQGAGMPQTGALSLQQSAEFPGQYTNILIEGNLIAGGGYGLYAGYEPSKPGNSSATGFVVRNNRFSTRYFQDCGFFGHTTGAQPWGVDGNVWEGNRWAEGVRDGQLVPPP, encoded by the coding sequence ATGCCGCACAAGCTGATCGTCGGCTCGCGTGTCGGGCGACTGCCGCCCGCGTCGCCCACTGCGGCCACGACGGGGCCGGAGGCGTGGCCAGGGTGGACAGGTTCGTTCGCGCAGACGATCGTAGGTGGGCCGGACATCATCATCGATGAGAGCGGCACCGAGGATGAGCACCTGGTCATCTCCGGGTTGCACCTGATCGGCCCGACCATCCACACCGCGCCAGGCGTGCAGTGGGTGGACATCGTCGGGTGCTGGGTCGAGGGCTGGCAGCCGTCGCTGGGAGGCATCAACCTCTCCCACGCCGACAACAGCAACTGCTCCATCCAGTACTGCCGAATCGCGGCCAGGAGCGACCAGGACGGCACGCCGGAGTCCTACGACGGGATGCGCCTGAACTACGGCATCCGCGTCTTCTCCGACGACGTGCTCATCGCGCACAACGAGATCCACTGGACCCCGGACGCCATCCAGATCGCCGGGTCTCGGAACACGATCACGGGCAACTACTGCCACGACACCACCTACTGGGACAATGACCAGGGCGGCGTGGGCGCCTCGCCCGGCGGCGACCACAACAACGGGTTACTCCACAACGGGGGCGTCGTCTCAGACCTGGTCATCACGGGCAACACCTTCGTCCTCGACCGCCAAGGCGCCGGCATGCCACAGACGGGCGCACTGTCGCTCCAGCAGAGCGCAGAGTTCCCCGGCCAGTACACCAACATCCTGATCGAGGGCAACCTCATCGCCGGCGGCGGCTACGGCTTGTACGCGGGCTATGAGCCGTCCAAGCCCGGCAACTCGTCCGCGACCGGTTTCGTCGTGAGGAACAACAGGTTCTCCACCAGGTACTTCCAGGACTGCGGATTCTTCGGGCACACGACCGGTGCGCAGCCTTGGGGCGTGGACGGCAACGTGTGGGAGGGGAACCGGTGGGCTGAGGGCGTCCGCGACGGCCAGCTCGTGCCGCCCCCGTAG
- a CDS encoding HK97 gp10 family phage protein — MAEFEFDEVITHIRRIEKATAEVTAKSRLVVEKTGHNTVGYAQNLAPVDTGNLRASIGVDFDDDGLGFEAGPTAEYGADVEYGTRPHVIRPREKKALYWPDAKHPMRKVNHPGTTPQPYMRPAFDRATQEFDAAIDAILRDAF; from the coding sequence ATGGCGGAGTTCGAGTTCGATGAGGTCATCACTCACATCCGGCGCATCGAAAAGGCCACCGCCGAGGTGACGGCCAAAAGTCGCCTGGTCGTGGAGAAGACCGGCCACAACACTGTCGGCTACGCCCAGAACCTGGCGCCCGTGGACACCGGCAACCTGCGTGCCTCGATCGGAGTGGACTTCGACGACGACGGCCTGGGGTTCGAGGCCGGGCCGACGGCGGAGTACGGCGCCGATGTGGAGTACGGGACCCGGCCGCACGTGATCCGCCCTCGCGAGAAGAAGGCCCTGTACTGGCCGGACGCCAAGCACCCGATGCGGAAGGTCAACCACCCGGGGACCACGCCGCAGCCCTACATGCGGCCGGCGTTCGACCGGGCGACACAGGAGTTCGACGCGGCGATCGATGCGATTCTCCGGGATGCCTTCTGA
- a CDS encoding phage minor head protein, translating into MAITERTLRLVREMRANLDKIVDEQTRATTRAWVRAWDELIDAFNAAADALIAAATGGRWPSRREVTRSQRVQRALDLAARSLGDLALKASNDVAQAAWQAVHLAVEGTDPILLSQMPGSPRARAGIRFGRIDERAVGWIVQRTTEQINARHWPLAADATEAMRRELVRGVVLGSNPREAARRMVDRCEGEFNGGLARATNIARTEILDAHRAGAQAAQDANAATLAGWVWTAKLDARSCASCWAQHGQLHPLDEPGPLDHQSGRCARTPKTKSWRELGIDLDEPDDVIPDARAVFDALSRSEQLAILGPARLGMLEDGEISWDDLSTRRSVDGWRDSYNVTPLRDLGADRGPAGTLPEPHTRLTPDTLPATDQQDTRAPRPEPKPGSPANSSRPGIGALIPTDADDAAARETDIRAAVTQHIEGTYAGFTATVSAVRVMPNRLIISGTFHRADAELGEFIRSLHRDSDGTLWAKHGLLELQPDAQGQGLAAAFNRHLLEWYVDSGVDRVELLANIDVGGYAWARAGYDWAAESSARRCLNRLEQVLDRARYDLADAQSSGDDAQAAELVTQLQMEIGDAEQILERGRTVEFGADDFPTPYEISQAGRRSGRTRWIGKQAMLGTTWQAVRWLR; encoded by the coding sequence GTGGCGATCACCGAGCGGACCCTGCGACTGGTCCGGGAGATGCGGGCCAACCTCGACAAGATCGTTGATGAGCAGACCCGGGCCACCACCCGGGCGTGGGTCCGCGCGTGGGACGAGCTCATCGACGCCTTCAACGCCGCGGCTGATGCGCTCATCGCCGCAGCGACCGGCGGCCGGTGGCCCTCCCGGCGCGAGGTGACCCGCTCCCAGCGGGTGCAGCGCGCCCTGGACCTGGCCGCGCGCAGCCTCGGCGACCTTGCCCTCAAGGCCAGCAACGACGTCGCCCAAGCCGCCTGGCAGGCGGTGCATCTGGCGGTCGAGGGCACCGACCCGATCTTGCTGTCGCAGATGCCGGGCAGCCCCCGTGCCCGGGCCGGTATCCGGTTCGGCCGGATCGACGAGCGCGCGGTCGGGTGGATCGTGCAGCGCACCACCGAGCAGATCAACGCGCGGCACTGGCCGCTGGCAGCTGATGCCACTGAGGCGATGCGCCGGGAACTCGTCCGCGGCGTGGTCCTCGGGAGCAACCCGCGCGAGGCGGCCCGGCGCATGGTCGATCGGTGCGAGGGCGAGTTCAACGGCGGCTTGGCCAGAGCGACCAACATCGCCAGGACCGAGATCCTCGACGCGCACCGCGCCGGCGCTCAGGCCGCCCAGGACGCCAACGCCGCCACGCTCGCCGGGTGGGTGTGGACGGCCAAACTGGACGCCCGGTCATGTGCGAGCTGCTGGGCCCAGCACGGCCAGCTTCATCCCCTCGATGAGCCGGGGCCGCTGGATCACCAGTCCGGCAGATGCGCGCGCACCCCGAAGACCAAGAGCTGGCGCGAACTCGGTATCGACCTCGATGAGCCGGACGACGTGATCCCCGACGCCCGGGCCGTCTTCGACGCACTATCCCGCAGCGAGCAGTTGGCGATCCTCGGCCCGGCCCGGCTCGGCATGCTGGAGGACGGTGAAATCTCCTGGGACGATCTGTCCACCCGCCGGAGCGTCGACGGGTGGCGGGATAGCTACAACGTCACGCCACTCAGGGATCTGGGAGCAGACCGCGGTCCTGCCGGCACGCTGCCCGAGCCTCACACGCGGCTGACCCCCGACACACTGCCCGCCACCGATCAACAAGACACCCGGGCACCGCGCCCCGAGCCCAAGCCGGGCTCCCCGGCCAACTCCTCACGTCCGGGCATCGGTGCCCTCATTCCCACAGACGCCGACGACGCCGCGGCCCGCGAGACAGACATTCGGGCTGCCGTCACCCAGCACATCGAGGGCACCTACGCGGGGTTCACCGCCACGGTGAGTGCCGTCCGGGTTATGCCAAACCGTCTGATCATCAGCGGCACCTTCCATCGCGCGGATGCCGAGCTTGGCGAGTTCATCCGGTCGTTGCATCGCGACAGCGATGGCACGTTGTGGGCCAAGCACGGGCTGCTGGAACTCCAGCCCGACGCACAGGGCCAAGGCCTGGCCGCCGCGTTCAATCGCCACCTGCTGGAGTGGTACGTCGACTCGGGGGTCGACCGTGTGGAGCTGCTGGCGAACATCGACGTGGGCGGATATGCATGGGCGCGCGCCGGGTACGACTGGGCCGCTGAGAGCTCGGCGCGCCGGTGCCTGAACCGCCTCGAGCAGGTCCTGGACCGGGCCCGGTATGACCTGGCCGATGCGCAGTCCAGCGGAGACGACGCGCAGGCAGCGGAGCTGGTGACGCAACTTCAGATGGAGATCGGCGATGCCGAGCAGATTCTGGAGCGGGGCCGTACTGTGGAGTTCGGCGCCGACGATTTCCCGACGCCGTACGAGATAAGCCAGGCCGGGCGCCGGTCAGGCCGCACGAGGTGGATCGGAAAACAGGCGATGCTCGGCACGACATGGCAGGCGGTGCGATGGCTCCGGTGA
- a CDS encoding DUF2190 family protein — MATNTEHMWTKSLSVPCTAPTTPNSGDPVLYGQLPGVALIDEQADGLTTIALDGVFRLPVKGETTTNAAVNAGDILYYDSGVINKDSSNGVRFGYALDAVASGATTTIGVLVGY, encoded by the coding sequence ATGGCCACCAACACCGAGCACATGTGGACCAAGAGCCTCAGCGTGCCGTGCACCGCGCCGACCACACCGAACTCCGGGGACCCCGTGCTGTACGGGCAGCTCCCCGGTGTCGCGCTCATCGACGAGCAGGCCGACGGCCTCACCACCATCGCCCTGGACGGCGTGTTCCGGCTGCCGGTCAAGGGCGAGACCACGACCAACGCCGCGGTGAACGCCGGCGACATCCTCTACTACGACTCGGGTGTGATCAACAAGGACTCCAGCAACGGCGTGCGCTTCGGGTACGCGCTGGACGCCGTCGCCTCCGGGGCCACCACCACCATCGGCGTCCTCGTCGGCTACTAG
- the terL gene encoding phage terminase large subunit codes for MLTRNPDLRIAIACYAQDLADEFGRNIRNHITGNDGTDGSLDLGLRIAPDNGAARRWRIAGRRGGVRAVGLTAGLTGKPADAIFIDDPIADLIQANSAAWREVVWGFWTAVANTRLAPGAPVVVILTRWHEDDLVGRLLAAEDAHRWRVINIPAQADHDPAKGETDPLGREPGEYLNSARGRTVEQWEQIRVAVGSRVWNALYQGRPTAPEGDLFERGWWREYTSPRWIVRDDGSYWAINPDEVIQSWDMAFKDTDSSDWVVGQVWARWGLQVYLLDQVRDRMTFVETRKAVRRLAVKWPQATLKLVEDKANGPAVINSLSNTVAGLIPEEPHGSKYARAAAVSPFAEAGQVFLPAPELAPWVGDFIEEHASFPNGRHDDQVDGTSQAINRLLLAPLLAGTLIVEADELDSELDDYEISPI; via the coding sequence ATGCTGACCCGCAACCCGGACCTGCGCATCGCAATCGCCTGCTACGCCCAGGACCTGGCCGATGAGTTCGGCCGCAACATCCGCAACCACATCACCGGCAACGACGGCACCGACGGCAGCCTCGACCTTGGCCTGCGCATCGCCCCCGACAACGGCGCCGCCCGCCGCTGGCGCATCGCCGGCCGCCGCGGCGGCGTCCGCGCCGTCGGCCTCACCGCCGGCCTCACCGGCAAACCCGCCGACGCGATCTTCATCGACGACCCGATCGCCGACCTCATCCAGGCCAACTCCGCCGCCTGGCGCGAGGTCGTCTGGGGCTTCTGGACAGCCGTCGCCAACACCCGCCTGGCCCCCGGCGCGCCCGTGGTAGTGATCTTGACTCGCTGGCATGAGGACGACCTCGTCGGCCGGCTCCTGGCCGCCGAGGACGCCCACCGCTGGCGCGTGATCAACATCCCCGCGCAGGCCGACCACGACCCGGCCAAGGGCGAGACCGACCCGCTCGGCCGCGAGCCCGGCGAATATCTCAACTCCGCGCGCGGCCGCACCGTCGAGCAGTGGGAGCAGATCCGCGTCGCTGTCGGCTCCCGGGTCTGGAACGCCCTCTACCAGGGGCGGCCCACGGCACCCGAGGGTGACCTGTTCGAACGCGGCTGGTGGCGCGAGTACACCTCGCCGCGGTGGATCGTCCGCGACGACGGCTCCTACTGGGCGATCAACCCCGACGAGGTCATCCAGTCCTGGGACATGGCCTTCAAGGACACCGACAGCAGCGACTGGGTCGTCGGCCAGGTCTGGGCCCGCTGGGGCCTGCAGGTCTACCTGCTCGACCAGGTCCGCGACCGGATGACCTTCGTCGAGACCCGCAAGGCGGTCCGCCGCCTGGCCGTCAAGTGGCCCCAGGCCACGCTGAAGCTCGTGGAGGACAAGGCCAACGGCCCCGCCGTAATCAACAGCCTCAGCAACACGGTGGCCGGGCTCATCCCCGAGGAACCCCACGGCAGCAAGTACGCGCGGGCCGCCGCGGTCTCCCCCTTCGCCGAGGCCGGGCAGGTCTTCCTCCCGGCCCCCGAGCTCGCCCCGTGGGTCGGCGACTTCATCGAAGAACACGCCTCCTTTCCCAACGGCCGCCACGACGACCAGGTCGACGGCACCTCTCAGGCCATCAACCGGCTCCTGCTGGCCCCGCTACTCGCCGGCACCCTCATCGTCGAGGCCGACGAGCTCGACAGCGAGCTGGACGACTACGAGATCAGCCCGATCTGA
- a CDS encoding DUF6093 family protein, whose amino-acid sequence MATGTQTGRCRITRHTGSTGNLDTDLVWHPGMTRITLYTGPCHIAPPVPVGYQAVGERRTGTTDYQVAIGWDAPEILDGDDVEILAAEDPELVGRRLRVTSAVGDGGTQQWERLLTCVQDTTNRER is encoded by the coding sequence GTGGCCACAGGCACTCAGACCGGACGCTGCCGCATCACCCGGCACACCGGTAGCACCGGGAATCTGGACACAGACCTGGTCTGGCACCCCGGGATGACGCGGATCACGCTCTACACCGGGCCTTGCCACATCGCCCCGCCGGTGCCCGTCGGCTACCAGGCCGTCGGGGAGCGCCGCACCGGCACCACCGACTACCAGGTCGCCATCGGATGGGACGCCCCGGAGATCCTCGACGGCGACGACGTCGAGATCCTGGCCGCCGAGGACCCCGAGCTGGTCGGCCGACGCCTGAGGGTCACCAGCGCGGTCGGCGATGGCGGTACCCAGCAGTGGGAGCGGCTGCTGACCTGCGTGCAGGACACCACCAACCGGGAGCGGTGA
- a CDS encoding phage major capsid protein: MTLTTDSGTSLGLVDSYTGGTEHAATSRIYASEGRRITRRTQDPRYQRDLTEALRLYERVLGGNRRAALDFQESMSRSDFQFLFGDVIDRQLLAFYNTMPVNWDITARRGRVRDFRTVKRFTLDGGRGVLSEVGELAPYKARAVVDGAYEYSVKKYGAEIPISWETVVNDDLDALSDLPSTLGLAARRTEERFATALYASSSGPNSTFFSNAHKNVINPTVGGAGVTVTNPALSVSALQVAMQIMGQQVDSDGGPIYVQSVVLEVPPALEVVANNIVNSTEILSASGGGDGTGNDQLRVQNWMRNRVTVRVNPWLPLIDTTTGNSAWYLFASPSSGRPAMEVGFLIGHETPELWMKSPDAVRVGGGPVAPEEGDFEHDGIRYRVRHVLGGTPMDHKMAIASTGTSS, from the coding sequence ATGACGCTCACCACCGACTCCGGCACCTCGCTCGGTCTGGTCGACTCCTACACCGGCGGCACCGAGCACGCCGCCACCTCCCGCATCTACGCCAGCGAGGGCCGCCGGATCACCCGCCGCACCCAGGACCCGCGCTACCAGCGCGACCTGACCGAGGCGCTCAGGCTCTACGAGCGGGTCCTGGGCGGCAATCGGCGCGCCGCCCTGGACTTCCAGGAATCCATGTCCCGCTCGGACTTCCAGTTCCTGTTCGGCGACGTCATCGACCGCCAACTGCTGGCCTTCTACAACACGATGCCCGTCAACTGGGACATCACCGCCCGCCGCGGCCGCGTCCGCGACTTTCGCACCGTCAAGCGGTTCACCCTGGACGGTGGCCGCGGCGTGCTGTCGGAGGTCGGCGAGCTCGCCCCGTACAAGGCCCGCGCGGTCGTCGACGGCGCCTACGAGTACTCGGTCAAGAAGTACGGCGCGGAGATCCCGATCTCATGGGAGACCGTCGTCAACGACGACCTGGACGCCCTGTCGGACCTGCCCAGCACGCTCGGCCTGGCCGCGCGGCGCACCGAGGAACGGTTCGCCACCGCCCTGTACGCCAGCAGCTCGGGCCCGAACTCGACGTTCTTCTCCAACGCCCACAAGAACGTGATCAACCCCACCGTCGGCGGCGCCGGGGTCACCGTCACCAACCCCGCGCTGTCGGTGTCGGCGCTGCAGGTCGCCATGCAGATCATGGGCCAGCAGGTCGACTCCGACGGCGGCCCGATCTACGTGCAGTCGGTGGTGCTGGAGGTGCCTCCGGCGCTGGAGGTCGTGGCCAACAACATCGTCAACTCCACCGAGATCCTGTCGGCCAGCGGCGGCGGTGACGGCACCGGCAACGACCAGCTGCGCGTCCAGAACTGGATGCGCAACCGTGTCACCGTCCGCGTCAACCCCTGGCTCCCGCTGATCGACACCACCACCGGCAACTCCGCGTGGTACCTGTTCGCCTCCCCCAGCTCGGGCCGCCCGGCGATGGAGGTCGGCTTCCTGATCGGCCACGAGACCCCCGAGCTGTGGATGAAGTCCCCCGACGCGGTTCGTGTCGGCGGCGGCCCGGTCGCACCGGAGGAGGGCGACTTCGAGCACGACGGCATCCGCTACCGCGTCCGCCACGTCCTGGGCGGCACGCCGATGGACCACAAGATGGCGATCGCCTCCACCGGCACCAGCTCCTGA
- a CDS encoding phage tail tube protein, with protein sequence MAGADLLGDGNVKVTFCLTIADIDNPTAAELNGGVDLQEHITKQGLDIQPDQASVDNTALASRTETEDAGTVSYKIELTCKRKQLTLEDIAWHTLTDGQLGYLAVRRNLPHETAWAAGQDAEVHPVRCGRPNMQPPELNTAQQFKSKLFNHAESAPSAVVAA encoded by the coding sequence ATGGCTGGTGCAGACCTTCTCGGCGACGGCAACGTCAAGGTCACCTTCTGCCTGACCATCGCCGACATCGACAACCCCACCGCTGCAGAGCTGAACGGCGGCGTGGACCTGCAGGAGCACATCACCAAGCAGGGCCTGGACATCCAGCCCGACCAGGCGTCGGTGGACAACACCGCGCTCGCCTCGCGCACCGAGACCGAGGACGCCGGCACCGTGTCCTACAAGATCGAGCTGACCTGCAAGCGCAAGCAGCTCACGCTGGAGGACATCGCCTGGCACACCCTCACCGACGGCCAGCTCGGCTACCTGGCGGTGCGGCGCAACCTGCCGCACGAGACCGCCTGGGCCGCAGGGCAGGACGCCGAGGTCCACCCGGTCCGCTGCGGCCGCCCGAACATGCAGCCGCCTGAGCTGAACACCGCCCAGCAGTTCAAGAGCAAGCTGTTCAACCACGCCGAGTCCGCGCCGTCTGCGGTGGTGGCCGCCTGA